Proteins encoded within one genomic window of Halomonas sp. YLGW01:
- the nusB gene encoding transcription antitermination factor NusB, which translates to MSRSSDSARRAPSKSQLARHAARELAVQAIYTWQMTGKPVSTIEAEFRSQIADDDLEDHENWHKVMEIADLALFHELVHNVVRFQSDLDASLAPLLDRRLEDLDSIELAILRLGTYELSRRLEVPYRAVINEGVELAKSFGATDGHKYINGLLDKLAARLRYAEVSARR; encoded by the coding sequence ATGAGCCGTTCCTCGGACAGCGCGCGTCGGGCGCCGTCGAAGAGCCAGCTGGCTCGCCATGCCGCCCGTGAGCTGGCGGTGCAGGCCATCTACACCTGGCAGATGACCGGCAAGCCGGTCAGCACCATCGAGGCCGAGTTCCGCAGCCAGATCGCCGATGACGACCTGGAGGATCACGAGAACTGGCACAAGGTCATGGAGATCGCCGACCTGGCGCTGTTCCATGAGCTGGTGCACAACGTGGTGCGCTTCCAGAGCGACCTGGATGCGTCGCTGGCACCGCTGCTCGATCGCCGTCTCGAGGATCTCGACAGCATCGAGCTGGCCATCCTGCGCCTGGGCACCTATGAGCTGTCTCGCCGCCTCGAGGTCCCGTATCGCGCGGTGATCAACGAGGGCGTGGAGCTCGCCAAGTCCTTCGGCGCCACCGACGGTCACAAGTACATCAACGGCCTGCTGGACAAGCTCGCGGCGCGTCTGCGTTATGCCGAGGTCAGCGCCCGCCGCTGA
- the ribE gene encoding 6,7-dimethyl-8-ribityllumazine synthase: MQPISQVEGSFTDVDGRYVIVVGRFNHHVVDSLVEGAVDSLVRHGVDAEHIDIVHVPGAWELPLAVKRALQVASPDAVIALGAVIRGGTPHFEHVAGSCNNALGTLQLQFDTPIANGVLTVNSIEQAIERAGTKAGNKGAEAAMAAMEMVSLLKQFGGEA; this comes from the coding sequence ATGCAACCGATCTCCCAAGTCGAAGGTAGCTTCACCGACGTCGATGGCCGCTACGTGATCGTGGTGGGCCGCTTCAACCACCATGTGGTCGACAGTCTGGTCGAAGGTGCCGTGGACAGCCTGGTGCGCCATGGCGTGGACGCCGAACATATCGATATCGTCCATGTGCCGGGGGCCTGGGAGCTGCCGCTGGCGGTCAAGCGTGCCCTTCAGGTGGCGAGCCCGGATGCGGTGATCGCCCTCGGTGCGGTGATCCGCGGCGGCACACCGCACTTCGAGCATGTCGCCGGCAGCTGCAACAATGCGCTCGGCACCCTGCAGCTGCAGTTCGATACCCCGATCGCCAACGGCGTGCTGACGGTCAACTCCATCGAGCAGGCCATCGAACGGGCCGGCACCAAGGCCGGCAACAAGGGCGCCGAGGCCGCCATGGCCGCCATGGAGATGGTCTCCCTGCTCAAGCAGTTCGGAGGTGAGGCATGA
- the ribBA gene encoding bifunctional 3,4-dihydroxy-2-butanone-4-phosphate synthase/GTP cyclohydrolase II, with translation MALSKDLSQDPSSQAGASQAASDASAPAPGAGDLARIEDLVEDIRQGKMVILMDDEDRENEGDIIMAAEKVEAEHINFMARHARGLICLPMTRERCERLKLPLMVHDNGSGFGTKFTLSIEAAEGVSTGISAADRARTVRAASARDAKASDIVQPGHIFPLMAEPGGVLRRAGHTEAACDLAAMAGFDPSGVICEVMNDDGSMARRPELERFAAEHGLKMGTIADLIHYRIHTEQTVDHLEASPVETAYGELTLHVFRDSIQGAHHLALVKGTPRAEEPTTVRVHLADTLRDILTLTRPGSQSWTAQKALAEIADADSGVFVLLDDARQDTDLKDQLDVLLERKRAPRSSDSDGAGNYLTIGTGSQILRHLGVGKMRLLSSPWKFSALSGFDLEVVERLSP, from the coding sequence ATGGCGCTTTCCAAGGACCTGTCTCAGGACCCTTCTTCCCAGGCCGGAGCTTCCCAGGCCGCCAGCGACGCAAGTGCACCGGCCCCTGGCGCCGGCGACCTGGCGCGTATCGAGGACCTGGTCGAGGACATCCGACAGGGCAAGATGGTCATCCTCATGGACGATGAGGATCGCGAGAACGAAGGCGATATCATCATGGCCGCCGAGAAGGTCGAGGCCGAGCATATCAACTTCATGGCTCGCCATGCCCGCGGCCTGATCTGCCTGCCGATGACCCGCGAGCGCTGCGAGCGACTCAAGTTGCCGCTGATGGTGCACGACAACGGCTCCGGCTTCGGCACCAAGTTCACCCTGTCCATCGAGGCCGCCGAAGGCGTCTCCACCGGCATCTCCGCCGCCGATCGCGCCCGCACCGTGCGTGCCGCCTCGGCTCGCGATGCCAAGGCGAGCGATATCGTCCAGCCGGGCCATATCTTCCCGCTGATGGCCGAACCGGGCGGCGTGTTGCGTCGCGCCGGTCACACCGAGGCGGCCTGCGATCTCGCGGCGATGGCCGGGTTCGATCCCAGTGGCGTGATCTGCGAGGTAATGAACGACGACGGCAGCATGGCGCGTCGCCCGGAGCTCGAGCGCTTCGCCGCCGAGCATGGCCTGAAGATGGGCACCATCGCCGATCTGATCCACTACCGCATTCATACCGAGCAGACCGTGGATCATCTCGAGGCCTCGCCGGTGGAGACCGCATACGGCGAGCTGACCCTGCATGTCTTCCGCGACAGCATCCAGGGCGCCCACCACCTGGCACTGGTCAAGGGCACGCCCCGCGCCGAGGAGCCGACCACGGTGCGTGTGCACCTGGCCGATACCCTGCGCGACATCCTGACCCTGACCCGCCCGGGCAGCCAGAGCTGGACCGCCCAGAAGGCGTTGGCCGAGATCGCCGACGCCGATAGCGGCGTCTTCGTCCTGCTCGACGATGCGCGCCAGGACACCGACCTCAAGGATCAGCTCGATGTGCTGCTCGAACGCAAGCGCGCACCGCGCTCCAGCGATTCCGATGGCGCCGGGAATTACCTGACCATCGGCACCGGCTCGCAGATCCTGCGCCACCTGGGCGTGGGTAAGATGCGGCTGCTGAGCTCGCCCTGGAAGTTCTCGGCCCTCTCCGGCTTCGATCTGGAAGTGGTCGAGCGCTTGAGCCCCTGA
- the ribD gene encoding bifunctional diaminohydroxyphosphoribosylaminopyrimidine deaminase/5-amino-6-(5-phosphoribosylamino)uracil reductase RibD, translating into MATATPEAFMARALTLARRGLYTTDPNPRVGCVLVKRRQIVGEGYHERAGEPHAEIHALRDAGDEARGATAYVTLEPCAHHGRTGPCAQALIEAGVKKVVAAMQDPHAAVAGQGFAMLREAGIEVECGLLEEEARALNPGFISRMTRGRPFVRMKMAMSLDGRTAMRSGESQWITGPRARTEVQRLRARSSAVISGVDSIIFDNSRLTVRASQLDLEDGEAIARRQPLRVIVDSRLRLPLAAACLSEPGRTLVATCTRDAERQARLEAAGAEVLQLPSGTDGRVDLAALLEHLAREEQANEVLLETGATLAGGMLDAQLVDEMQLYVAPTLLGGEARPLVALPGLERMAQQRPLDVLDIRAVGRDWRIIARPQRQSP; encoded by the coding sequence ATGGCCACTGCGACTCCGGAAGCCTTCATGGCCCGTGCCCTGACCCTGGCCCGCCGCGGCCTCTATACCACCGACCCCAACCCCCGGGTCGGCTGCGTGCTGGTCAAGCGCCGCCAGATCGTCGGCGAGGGCTATCACGAGCGTGCCGGCGAGCCCCATGCCGAGATCCATGCCCTGCGGGATGCCGGCGACGAGGCCCGCGGTGCCACCGCCTATGTGACCCTGGAACCCTGTGCGCATCACGGCCGCACCGGCCCCTGCGCCCAGGCGCTGATCGAGGCCGGCGTAAAGAAGGTGGTGGCCGCGATGCAGGACCCCCACGCGGCGGTGGCGGGGCAGGGCTTCGCCATGCTGCGCGAGGCCGGCATCGAGGTGGAATGCGGGCTGCTCGAGGAAGAGGCCCGGGCGCTGAACCCGGGGTTTATCTCCCGCATGACCCGGGGTCGCCCCTTCGTGCGCATGAAGATGGCGATGAGCCTCGACGGGCGCACGGCGATGCGCTCCGGGGAGTCTCAATGGATCACCGGCCCCCGGGCGCGCACCGAGGTGCAGCGCCTGCGTGCCCGCTCCAGTGCGGTGATCAGCGGCGTGGATTCGATCATCTTCGACAACTCGCGGCTCACCGTGCGGGCCTCCCAGCTCGACCTCGAGGACGGTGAGGCGATCGCCCGCCGCCAGCCGCTGAGGGTGATCGTCGACTCCCGGCTGCGCCTGCCGCTGGCCGCGGCCTGCCTGAGCGAGCCCGGCCGCACCCTGGTCGCGACCTGCACTCGGGATGCCGAGCGTCAGGCACGGCTCGAGGCCGCCGGGGCCGAGGTGCTACAGCTGCCGTCGGGGACCGATGGCCGGGTCGATCTGGCCGCGCTGCTCGAGCACCTGGCCCGGGAAGAGCAGGCCAACGAGGTGCTGCTGGAGACCGGGGCGACGCTCGCCGGCGGCATGCTCGATGCCCAGCTGGTCGACGAGATGCAGCTTTACGTGGCACCGACCCTGCTCGGCGGCGAGGCTCGCCCCCTGGTGGCCCTGCCCGGGCTCGAGCGCATGGCGCAGCAGCGGCCGCTGGATGTTCTCGATATCCGCGCCGTGGGCCGCGACTGGCGGATCATTGCGCGCCCCCAGCGCCAGTCGCCCTGA
- the nrdR gene encoding transcriptional regulator NrdR, with amino-acid sequence MHCPFCGTHDTKVTDSRLVVEGDQVRRRRQCAACGERFTTYETAELVMPRVVKADGSRETFDEAKLRAGMLRALEKRPVSAESIEAAVERIRQRLRARGEREVKAIEVGQEVMDALKRLDQVAYIRFASVYRRFQDIDEFRAEIDRLAQEPSFSPQDDH; translated from the coding sequence ATGCATTGTCCTTTCTGCGGTACCCATGACACCAAGGTCACCGACTCGCGCCTGGTCGTCGAGGGCGATCAGGTGCGTCGCCGTCGTCAGTGTGCCGCCTGCGGTGAACGCTTCACGACCTACGAGACCGCCGAGCTTGTGATGCCGCGAGTCGTCAAGGCGGACGGATCGCGGGAGACGTTCGACGAGGCCAAGCTACGCGCCGGCATGCTCCGGGCGCTGGAGAAACGTCCGGTGAGCGCCGAGTCGATCGAGGCCGCCGTCGAGCGCATCCGCCAGCGCCTGCGCGCGCGGGGCGAGCGGGAGGTCAAGGCCATCGAGGTCGGTCAGGAGGTGATGGATGCCCTGAAGCGTCTCGATCAGGTCGCCTATATCCGCTTCGCCTCGGTCTATCGGCGCTTCCAGGACATCGACGAGTTCCGGGCCGAGATCGACCGCCTGGCCCAGGAGCCGAGCTTCTCTCCCCAGGACGATCACTGA
- a CDS encoding sugar phosphorylase, translated as MSSSLPPTPPRQLDETGFVEAARARLEEVYGPRSDAILRRLVTLISHQRGAIDASPRPLWSERDQWLISYGDSLLDGDRAPLDVLKRFLDERLEDTFSGVHVLPFFPWSSDDGFSVVHYKEVNPELGDWPQVRALAENRDLMVDLVINHVSRDSLWFVDYLADSQPGRDYFIEMDPATDLSQVTRPRNSPLLVPVSTRRGTRHLWATFSDDQIDLNFDNPDVLIEFVGILLFYLQQGARTIRLDAIAYLWKEVGTSCIHLPQTHAIVRLLRAVVDYVAPGTRLITETNVPHRENLSYLGLERATREGTPPDEAHLIYQFTLPPLLVHTLTSGDASALAQWANSLPALPSGCSYFNFTASHDGIGVRALEGLLPPHEVETLLDLMHRFGGFVSMKTDPDGKDTPYEINIAYFDAMKGTRRGADAWQVERFLLSQNLLLALQGIPGIYLHSLTATLNDHEGVERRGQLRAINRRRWQLSELNELIDSRSTPTREAFGSLKQRLRLRAAEPCFHPEAPQRVLDTAPGLFAIERGPLPDGRRLLAIYNISDQRQPLDLAELAQDPWLDVLADYAPWSPQERDVLRPYRSLWLVQPGLDQAEPA; from the coding sequence ATGAGCTCATCCCTGCCCCCTACGCCCCCCCGTCAGCTGGACGAAACCGGGTTCGTCGAGGCCGCCCGCGCGCGGCTGGAGGAGGTCTATGGCCCGCGTAGCGATGCGATCCTGCGCCGCCTGGTCACGCTGATCTCGCACCAGCGTGGTGCCATCGACGCTAGCCCCCGTCCATTGTGGAGCGAGCGGGATCAATGGCTGATCAGCTATGGCGACAGCCTGCTCGACGGCGATCGGGCACCCCTCGACGTGCTCAAGCGCTTCCTCGATGAACGCCTGGAGGACACCTTCAGCGGCGTGCATGTGCTGCCCTTCTTTCCGTGGAGCAGCGATGACGGCTTCTCGGTGGTGCACTACAAGGAGGTCAACCCGGAGCTCGGTGACTGGCCACAGGTTCGTGCACTGGCCGAGAACCGGGACCTGATGGTCGACCTGGTGATCAACCATGTGTCGCGAGACTCGCTGTGGTTCGTCGATTACCTGGCCGACAGCCAGCCCGGGCGCGACTACTTCATCGAGATGGACCCGGCCACCGACCTGTCCCAGGTCACGCGGCCGCGCAACTCGCCGCTGCTGGTGCCGGTCAGCACCCGCCGCGGGACGCGCCACCTGTGGGCGACCTTCTCCGACGACCAGATCGATCTCAACTTCGACAACCCGGACGTACTGATCGAGTTCGTCGGCATCCTGCTCTTCTACCTCCAGCAGGGCGCCCGCACCATTCGCCTGGATGCCATCGCCTACCTGTGGAAGGAGGTCGGCACCTCCTGCATCCATCTGCCCCAGACGCATGCCATCGTGCGCCTGCTGCGTGCAGTGGTCGATTACGTGGCACCGGGCACCCGGCTGATCACCGAGACCAACGTGCCGCATCGCGAGAACCTGAGCTACCTGGGACTCGAGCGCGCCACCAGGGAAGGCACGCCACCAGACGAGGCGCACCTGATCTATCAGTTCACCCTGCCCCCGCTATTGGTTCACACCCTGACCAGTGGCGATGCCTCGGCGCTGGCGCAATGGGCGAACAGCCTGCCGGCCCTGCCGTCGGGCTGCAGCTATTTCAACTTCACGGCCAGTCACGACGGCATCGGCGTGCGTGCCCTGGAAGGACTGCTGCCGCCGCATGAGGTCGAGACCCTGCTGGATCTCATGCACCGCTTCGGGGGCTTCGTCAGCATGAAGACCGACCCGGACGGCAAGGATACTCCCTACGAGATCAACATCGCCTACTTCGACGCCATGAAGGGCACCCGGCGCGGCGCCGATGCCTGGCAGGTCGAGCGCTTCCTGCTGAGCCAGAACCTGCTGCTGGCCCTGCAGGGCATTCCCGGTATCTACCTGCATTCCCTGACCGCGACCCTCAACGACCATGAGGGGGTCGAACGCCGGGGGCAGTTGCGTGCCATCAACCGCCGCCGCTGGCAGCTTTCCGAACTCAATGAGCTGATCGACAGCCGCAGCACTCCGACCCGCGAGGCCTTCGGCTCGCTCAAGCAGCGCCTCAGGCTTCGCGCCGCCGAGCCTTGCTTTCATCCCGAGGCACCCCAACGGGTGCTCGACACCGCGCCGGGCCTGTTCGCCATCGAGCGGGGCCCCCTGCCGGATGGCCGCCGGCTGCTGGCGATCTACAACATCAGCGACCAGCGCCAGCCCCTCGACCTGGCGGAGCTCGCCCAGGACCCCTGGCTCGACGTGCTCGCCGACTATGCCCCCTGGTCGCCGCAAGAGCGCGATGTGCTGCGGCCCTACCGCAGCCTATGGCTGGTGCAGCCGGGCCTCGACCAGGCGGAGCCGGCATGA
- a CDS encoding DUF6691 family protein: protein MKTAMLKPVAGYLAGLLFGLGLALGGMTDPGRVIGFLDLAGAWDPTLMFVLGGAVVTTFIGYRWVLRRTAPLFAGAFQLPTRRDLDAKLLGGAALFGIGWGLSGYCPGPAVASLSGVSLPLVAMLAAMVAGWWLARRLG, encoded by the coding sequence ATGAAGACAGCGATGTTGAAACCCGTCGCGGGTTATCTCGCCGGCCTGCTGTTTGGCCTGGGGTTGGCGCTGGGCGGCATGACCGACCCGGGTCGCGTGATCGGGTTCCTCGATCTGGCCGGCGCCTGGGACCCGACACTGATGTTCGTGCTCGGCGGCGCCGTGGTCACCACCTTTATCGGTTACCGGTGGGTGCTGCGCCGCACCGCGCCGCTGTTTGCCGGCGCCTTCCAGCTGCCGACCCGCCGCGACCTGGACGCGAAGCTGCTCGGCGGCGCGGCCCTGTTCGGCATCGGCTGGGGGCTGTCCGGCTACTGTCCGGGCCCGGCGGTCGCCTCGCTCTCGGGCGTGAGCCTGCCGCTCGTGGCGATGCTCGCCGCGATGGTGGCGGGTTGGTGGCTGGCCCGGCGCCTGGGGTGA
- a CDS encoding YeeE/YedE family protein, which produces MDWSSSLYGLAGGVLIGLSAVWLMATLGRIAGISGILSALVLERPKGDTAWRLTFLLGLISGPMLLMALGGLGNVAGEPGVVIGAPAGGVGLMLIAGLLVGVGTGIGSGCTSGHGVCGLSRLSPRSMAATLTFLVTGIVTVYVVRHLLGGGA; this is translated from the coding sequence TTGGATTGGAGTTCGAGCCTCTATGGCCTGGCCGGCGGCGTATTGATCGGCCTGTCGGCGGTGTGGCTGATGGCGACGCTCGGTCGCATCGCCGGCATCAGCGGGATCCTCTCGGCGCTGGTGCTGGAGCGACCCAAGGGCGACACCGCTTGGCGCCTGACCTTCCTGCTGGGGTTGATCAGCGGGCCGATGCTCTTGATGGCGCTCGGCGGGCTGGGCAACGTCGCCGGGGAGCCGGGAGTGGTGATCGGCGCCCCCGCCGGCGGCGTGGGGCTGATGCTGATTGCCGGCTTGCTGGTGGGGGTCGGTACCGGCATCGGCAGCGGCTGCACCAGCGGTCATGGCGTCTGCGGCCTGTCGCGGCTCTCGCCGCGCTCGATGGCGGCGACCCTGACCTTTCTGGTCACCGGCATCGTGACCGTCTATGTGGTGCGGCATCTGCTGGGAGGTGGGGCATGA
- a CDS encoding MBL fold metallo-hydrolase, protein MTDPIVTAFFDEPTHTFSYVVQDPASRACAILDSVLDFDYAAGRTDVKSADAIVAFIRERDLEVAWILETHVHADHLSAAPYLQEVLGGKTGIGARITEVQEVFGKAFNAGSDFARDGSQFDRLFEEGDTFAIGELEGRVLHTPGHTPACLTYVIGDAAFVGDTLFMPDYGSARCDFPGGNARTLYRSIQKVLALPGETRLFLCHDYPGPDRDTRQHQISVTEQRLHNIHAHEGVSEEDFVKLRTERDATLGMPRLILPSVQVNMRAGAMPAAEANGQVYLKVPIDLF, encoded by the coding sequence ATGACAGACCCGATCGTCACCGCCTTCTTTGACGAGCCCACCCACACCTTCAGCTACGTGGTCCAGGACCCGGCCAGCCGCGCCTGCGCGATTCTCGATTCGGTGCTGGATTTCGATTACGCCGCCGGGCGCACCGACGTGAAGAGCGCCGACGCCATCGTCGCCTTCATTCGCGAGCGCGACCTGGAGGTGGCGTGGATCCTCGAGACCCATGTCCACGCCGACCATCTCTCGGCCGCCCCCTATCTGCAGGAGGTCCTGGGCGGGAAGACCGGCATCGGCGCCCGGATCACCGAGGTGCAGGAGGTCTTCGGCAAGGCCTTCAATGCCGGCAGTGACTTCGCAAGGGACGGCAGCCAGTTCGACCGCCTCTTCGAGGAAGGCGATACCTTCGCCATCGGTGAGCTTGAGGGGCGTGTGCTGCATACCCCGGGACACACGCCGGCCTGCCTGACCTATGTGATCGGGGATGCCGCCTTCGTCGGCGACACCCTCTTCATGCCCGATTACGGTTCTGCCCGCTGCGATTTCCCCGGCGGCAACGCCCGCACGCTCTATCGCTCGATTCAGAAGGTGCTGGCCTTGCCCGGGGAGACGCGGTTATTCCTGTGTCACGATTATCCGGGCCCCGACCGCGATACCCGTCAGCACCAGATCTCGGTGACCGAGCAGCGCCTGCACAATATTCACGCCCACGAGGGCGTGAGCGAGGAGGACTTCGTCAAGCTGCGTACCGAGCGTGATGCGACCCTTGGCATGCCGCGACTGATCCTGCCCTCGGTGCAGGTCAATATGCGCGCCGGCGCGATGCCGGCGGCCGAGGCCAACGGCCAGGTCTATCTCAAGGTGCCGATCGACCTGTTCTGA
- a CDS encoding MBL fold metallo-hydrolase has product MSTLTFLGAVGEVTGSRYLIEVDGHEEGSGDGPGEGSAACRLLLECGIHQGGEDAERVNAEPFGHLAETLDEVVISHGHLDHCGLLPKLVREGYRGPIHCTPGTKALLEITLADSAFIMAKDVEWENRWRHRAGKPLLEPLYDIDDVERTLKLCQTHHFGQPATLAGGVELVYHDAGHILGSAIVELAIPSGGRTRRLVFSGDLGNPDSALMKDPETQRDADLVLMESTYGDRDHRPLKETIEEFAQVLEAAFEDGGNVLIPAFAIGRTQEILYHLSMLYHQGRLRQQRIFLDSPMAIRVTELYERRRSTLDPEDLHALNVAAHGDPEQYLPGLRLTRNVEESMAINRIRGGAIIIAGAGMCNGGRILHHFRYNIEHASTRVVIVGFQAAGTNGRRLVDGADHLRVLGKDLKVRAHIHTIGGFSAHAGQTQLIAWAGAFRDHPRFYLVHGEPTAQKALQQALATTGIDAEIPVYQQCIEL; this is encoded by the coding sequence CGACACTGACGTTTCTGGGTGCGGTCGGTGAGGTGACCGGCTCGCGCTATCTGATCGAAGTAGATGGACATGAGGAAGGCAGTGGCGACGGGCCAGGCGAGGGCTCGGCTGCCTGTCGTCTGCTGCTCGAGTGCGGCATACATCAGGGAGGTGAGGATGCTGAACGCGTCAATGCCGAGCCCTTCGGCCACCTGGCCGAGACCCTCGATGAAGTCGTGATCTCACACGGCCACCTGGATCACTGCGGGCTCCTGCCCAAGCTGGTGCGCGAGGGCTACCGGGGCCCCATTCACTGTACACCGGGCACCAAGGCGCTGCTCGAGATCACCCTGGCCGACTCCGCCTTCATCATGGCCAAGGATGTCGAGTGGGAGAACCGCTGGCGGCATCGGGCCGGCAAGCCGCTCCTCGAGCCGCTCTATGACATCGACGACGTCGAGCGCACCCTCAAGCTGTGCCAGACCCATCACTTCGGCCAGCCGGCAACGCTCGCCGGCGGCGTCGAGCTGGTCTATCACGATGCCGGCCATATCCTCGGTTCGGCCATCGTCGAGCTGGCGATTCCCTCGGGAGGACGCACCCGGCGCCTGGTGTTTTCCGGGGATCTCGGCAATCCCGACTCGGCGCTGATGAAGGATCCGGAGACCCAGCGTGATGCCGACCTGGTGTTGATGGAAAGCACCTATGGCGACCGCGATCACCGGCCGCTCAAGGAGACCATCGAGGAGTTTGCCCAGGTCCTCGAGGCGGCCTTCGAGGATGGCGGCAACGTGCTGATTCCCGCCTTCGCCATCGGCCGAACCCAGGAGATTCTCTATCACCTGAGCATGCTCTATCACCAGGGCCGGCTACGCCAGCAGCGCATCTTCCTCGATAGCCCGATGGCGATCCGAGTCACCGAACTCTACGAACGCCGTCGTTCGACTCTCGATCCCGAGGACCTGCACGCGCTCAACGTGGCGGCGCACGGCGATCCCGAGCAGTATCTGCCCGGGCTGCGTCTGACCCGCAACGTCGAGGAATCCATGGCCATCAACCGCATCCGGGGCGGGGCGATCATCATCGCCGGTGCCGGGATGTGCAACGGCGGCCGCATCCTTCATCACTTTCGCTACAACATCGAGCATGCCAGTACGCGGGTCGTCATCGTCGGCTTCCAGGCCGCGGGCACCAATGGCAGGCGGTTGGTCGATGGCGCCGACCACCTCAGGGTGCTGGGCAAGGACCTGAAGGTGAGGGCGCACATCCATACCATCGGTGGCTTCTCGGCGCATGCCGGGCAGACTCAGCTGATCGCCTGGGCCGGCGCCTTTCGCGATCACCCGCGGTTCTACCTGGTACACGGCGAGCCCACGGCCCAGAAGGCCTTGCAGCAGGCCCTGGCCACCACCGGCATCGATGCCGAGATTCCCGTCTACCAGCAGTGCATCGAACTCTAG